One genomic region from Ralstonia pseudosolanacearum encodes:
- a CDS encoding DUF6765 family protein has product MHMNIDFHYGVIFILARTAGLTQAEAQTVAHACQYVDDATTDGLLKFRDGQRFERFASAHGMIDYRNRINEDNRESWIPFHFVPGGNGATFEDRLVCRPNSAIAQALVCDALARYRQDNALHRLGVTLHAYVDTWAHQGFSGIVSQHNHVDDITVDGSRHPGMTGKIAAAFEWLKDKIVAMTLSWYLPLGHGAALSFPDQPWTMWHYTNGFGTKIVRNNLDDFLAAADRAYGAIRAFKDGKADLNNTPALPAETAAALRALLGANRWEDANKRLAAIQKAVDDKKFPGVERIPPYIAKGAGSWKHLATGITASDDGSHRPQWQPAFETSHYRHFHDAVKEHRSMLLDVILPRHGLRVC; this is encoded by the coding sequence ATGCATATGAACATCGATTTTCACTATGGCGTGATCTTCATCCTCGCCCGCACAGCCGGGCTGACACAGGCTGAGGCGCAGACCGTGGCGCATGCGTGCCAGTATGTCGATGATGCGACGACAGACGGGCTATTGAAATTTCGTGATGGGCAGCGCTTCGAGCGTTTTGCCAGTGCGCACGGCATGATCGACTACCGGAATCGTATCAATGAGGACAACCGGGAGTCGTGGATCCCCTTCCATTTCGTGCCGGGCGGCAACGGCGCCACGTTCGAAGACCGGCTGGTCTGCCGTCCGAACAGTGCGATTGCCCAAGCGTTGGTCTGCGACGCGCTGGCCAGGTACCGCCAGGACAACGCGCTGCATCGCCTCGGCGTGACGCTGCATGCCTACGTCGATACCTGGGCCCACCAGGGATTCAGCGGCATTGTCAGCCAACACAACCACGTCGACGACATCACCGTTGACGGCAGCAGGCACCCAGGCATGACGGGGAAAATCGCAGCGGCGTTCGAATGGCTAAAGGACAAGATTGTTGCCATGACCCTGAGCTGGTACTTGCCGCTGGGACACGGCGCAGCGCTGAGCTTTCCCGATCAGCCGTGGACCATGTGGCACTACACGAACGGTTTTGGGACAAAGATCGTCCGCAACAACCTGGACGATTTCCTGGCGGCGGCCGACCGGGCCTATGGCGCGATACGTGCCTTCAAGGATGGCAAGGCGGACTTGAACAACACGCCGGCGCTACCGGCAGAGACGGCCGCTGCCTTGCGGGCGTTGCTGGGTGCGAACCGTTGGGAGGATGCCAATAAGCGGTTGGCCGCCATCCAGAAAGCGGTCGATGACAAAAAGTTTCCCGGTGTCGAACGTATCCCGCCCTACATCGCCAAGGGGGCGGGTTCGTGGAAGCACCTGGCGACGGGAATCACCGCGTCGGACGACGGCAGCCACCGACCGCAATGGCAGCCGGCATTCGAAACGTCGCACTACCGCCATTTCCACGATGCCGTGAAGGAGCATCGTTCGATGCTGCTTGACGTGATTCTGCCGCGGCATGGCTTGCGTGTGTGTTGA
- a CDS encoding TerC family protein has translation MSWLADPSIWIGLVTLVVLEIVLGIDNLVFIAILVNKLPPALRDRARMIGLGLALVMRMVLLSMMSWLITLTKPLLTLGPVELSGRSIILLLGGFFLLFKATSELHERLDGQPQDDSHGAGQGKFWNVIAQVVILDAVFSLDSVITAVGMVNDLPVMMAAVMVAMGAMLFASRPLTDFVNAHRTVVVLCLSFLLMIGFSLVAEGLGFHIPKGYLYAAIGFSILIEFFNQVAQRNSDRYERRRPLRERTADAVLSLLGEHRADHGAGEAEAAAPHAPGQPTPEAVFRPEERSMVSGVLGLAERSVRSVMTPRHDISWVDLDADIAHTRQLLLAVPHNQFPVCRGGLDDLVGVARAKDLMGDLDTRGAIDVERSVKPALKVSDGIGILRLMDQLKRSRGRMMVVTDPLNVVQGVVTPIDVLEAIAGEFPDEDERPGVVALREGCWEVAGEADLRQLEDVLHVDWLLDEAGGATSLGGYLFRQWDRLPEVSDALVRHDLRFVILEVGSRRIMRVRIERMEDVTAPEAEA, from the coding sequence ATGTCCTGGCTTGCTGACCCGTCCATCTGGATCGGACTCGTGACGCTGGTGGTGCTCGAGATCGTTCTCGGCATCGACAACCTCGTCTTCATCGCCATCCTCGTCAACAAACTGCCGCCCGCGCTGCGGGATCGCGCGCGCATGATCGGCCTGGGGCTGGCCCTGGTGATGCGCATGGTGCTGCTGTCGATGATGTCGTGGCTCATCACGCTGACCAAGCCGCTGCTGACGCTGGGGCCGGTCGAGCTGTCGGGCAGGTCGATCATCCTGCTGCTGGGCGGCTTCTTCCTGCTGTTCAAGGCGACCTCCGAGCTGCACGAGCGGCTCGACGGCCAGCCCCAGGACGACAGCCACGGCGCGGGGCAGGGCAAGTTCTGGAACGTGATCGCGCAGGTGGTGATCCTGGACGCGGTGTTCTCGCTCGATTCGGTCATCACCGCGGTGGGCATGGTCAACGACCTGCCGGTGATGATGGCGGCGGTGATGGTGGCGATGGGCGCGATGCTGTTTGCCTCGCGACCGCTGACGGACTTCGTCAACGCGCACCGCACCGTGGTAGTGCTGTGCCTGAGCTTCCTGCTGATGATCGGTTTCAGCCTGGTGGCCGAAGGGCTGGGCTTCCATATTCCCAAGGGCTATCTGTACGCGGCGATCGGCTTCTCGATCCTGATCGAGTTCTTCAACCAGGTCGCGCAGCGCAACTCCGACCGCTATGAGCGCCGCCGCCCGCTGCGCGAGCGCACTGCCGACGCGGTGCTGAGCCTGCTCGGCGAGCACCGCGCCGACCACGGCGCGGGCGAAGCCGAAGCCGCCGCGCCCCATGCGCCCGGCCAGCCCACGCCCGAGGCGGTGTTCCGGCCCGAGGAGCGCAGCATGGTCAGCGGCGTGCTGGGCCTGGCCGAGCGCTCGGTGCGCTCGGTCATGACGCCGCGCCACGACATCTCCTGGGTCGACCTCGACGCCGACATCGCGCACACCCGGCAGCTGTTGCTGGCGGTGCCGCACAACCAGTTCCCGGTCTGCCGCGGCGGGCTGGACGACCTGGTGGGCGTGGCCCGCGCGAAAGACCTGATGGGCGACCTCGACACGCGCGGCGCCATCGACGTGGAGCGCTCGGTCAAGCCGGCGCTGAAGGTGTCGGACGGCATCGGCATCCTGCGCCTGATGGACCAGCTCAAGCGCTCGCGCGGGCGCATGATGGTGGTGACGGACCCGCTCAACGTGGTGCAGGGCGTGGTCACGCCCATCGACGTGCTCGAAGCTATCGCCGGCGAATTCCCGGACGAGGACGAGCGCCCCGGCGTGGTGGCGCTCCGCGAAGGCTGCTGGGAAGTGGCCGGCGAGGCCGATCTGCGCCAGTTGGAAGACGTCCTGCACGTCGATTGGCTGCTCGACGAGGCCGGCGGCGCCACCAGCCTGGGCGGCTACCTGTTCCGCCAGTGGGACCGGCTGCCCGAGGTCAGCGATGCGCTGGTGCGCCACGACCTGCGCTTCGTGATCCTGGAAGTCGGCAGCCGCCGCATCATGCGCGTGCGCATCGAGCGGATGGAAGACGTGACGGCGCCGGAGGCGGAGGCCTGA
- a CDS encoding cytochrome-c peroxidase, protein MRRLLSVASVRLLAVVAFALAGLSASGRGELSEARAATPPAAAPQAGAAPAYEKAFYTMMATRRPSVPAMAALGKALFFDPALSASGRQACASCHSPTHAYGPPNDLSVQPGGPEMNKTGVRAAPSLRYLQNVPPFSEHFHENDGNDAEDQGPTGGYNWDGRASSTHDQARIPLLSAHEMANGTPAGVVARLRGGRHAQTFRQVFGNDILDNEDTAFRAALMALEVFQETPSEFYPYDSKYDAFLRKQASLSPQEMRGLRLFNDPGKGNCASCHISIIKEDGAFPAFSDFGHIAVGVPRNRQLAANADPAFYDLGLCGPDRTDLTDRRDYCGRFRTPSLRNVALRKSFFHNGAIHLLEDAVRFYAQRDTQPQKWYPRKPDGTLDTFDDLPPRYRANVNREPPFGGKPGDRPVLSEAEVRDIVAFLKTLTDGYRPSRPVAKS, encoded by the coding sequence ATGCGCCGCCTGCTTTCTGTCGCCTCTGTCCGCCTGTTGGCTGTCGTGGCGTTCGCGCTTGCCGGGCTGAGCGCATCCGGACGCGGCGAGCTTTCCGAAGCGCGGGCCGCCACGCCGCCCGCCGCTGCGCCGCAGGCCGGCGCGGCGCCGGCCTACGAGAAGGCCTTCTACACGATGATGGCGACACGCCGTCCGTCCGTGCCCGCCATGGCGGCGCTGGGCAAGGCGCTGTTCTTCGATCCCGCGCTGTCCGCCTCGGGCCGGCAGGCCTGCGCCAGCTGCCACAGTCCGACCCATGCCTACGGGCCGCCCAATGACCTGTCCGTCCAGCCCGGCGGCCCGGAGATGAACAAGACCGGCGTGCGCGCCGCGCCGTCGCTGCGCTATCTGCAGAACGTGCCGCCGTTCTCCGAGCACTTCCACGAGAACGACGGCAACGATGCCGAAGACCAGGGCCCGACCGGCGGCTACAACTGGGACGGCCGCGCTTCGTCCACGCACGACCAGGCGCGCATCCCGCTGCTCTCCGCGCACGAGATGGCCAACGGCACGCCGGCCGGCGTGGTCGCCAGGCTGCGCGGTGGCCGGCACGCGCAGACGTTCCGCCAGGTGTTCGGCAATGACATTCTCGACAACGAAGACACCGCCTTCCGCGCCGCGCTGATGGCGCTCGAGGTGTTCCAGGAAACGCCGTCCGAGTTCTATCCGTACGACAGCAAGTACGACGCCTTCCTGCGCAAGCAGGCCAGCCTGAGCCCGCAGGAGATGCGCGGCCTGCGGCTGTTCAACGACCCGGGCAAGGGCAACTGCGCGTCGTGCCACATCAGCATCATCAAGGAAGACGGCGCCTTCCCGGCGTTTTCGGATTTCGGCCACATTGCCGTCGGCGTGCCGCGCAACCGGCAGCTGGCGGCCAATGCCGATCCGGCCTTCTACGATCTCGGCCTGTGCGGCCCCGACCGGACCGACCTGACGGACCGCCGCGACTACTGCGGCCGCTTCCGCACGCCTTCGCTGCGCAACGTGGCGCTGCGCAAGTCCTTCTTCCACAATGGCGCCATCCACTTGCTGGAAGACGCCGTGCGCTTCTACGCGCAGCGCGATACGCAGCCCCAGAAGTGGTATCCGCGCAAGCCCGACGGCACCCTCGACACATTCGACGATCTGCCGCCGCGGTATCGCGCCAACGTCAACAGGGAGCCGCCCTTCGGCGGCAAGCCGGGCGACCGGCCCGTGCTGTCCGAGGCCGAGGTGCGCGACATCGTCGCCTTCCTCAAGACCTTGACCGACGGCTACCGCCCGAGCCGTCCGGTGGCCAAGAGTTGA
- the acpA gene encoding acid phosphatase, whose product MSRAFHLLPLTALVAASMSACGGSDSNSSSSASASTSGVVTGSYFEHAKVCIDTNSNGKCDAGETSTYTDANGAYTLTGQGAVTVEVGTDAFRNDPATGSHTAITRPLVFRAPASANGVVSAITTELVALMESNGGDLGTAKATLAARLGVTADKLLADHNKETDATAKATLQAEIDQAIDLIADAVGNGGDFLKGIRDSVGKHVALVNNVKTIVVIYAENRGFDNLYGLFPGANGVPGVNPTSTGTAAAQKDFDGSTLPSLPPTWGGLTAAGQSVTVTQAQTTGWANKPFQIDDAAGVNGTGVVVPQSVITRDLVHRFYNNQMQINGGANDKFTAYSDAGGLSMGYYDGSKMTMWSLAKQYVLADNFYMGAFGGSFLNHQYLICACAPTYPNADTSVASGSIAKIDTDASGNFVRLTPGTNNPTSVLSGKATYANDGALTPKDAAGMFYAVNTMQPPYQPSGNNVPSGGNASYADPAKASTLPTQSQTNIGDLLTAKGINWAWYAGAWNTALSDAANTTRSVIYAGTTQFQPHHQPFNYYSRFDPATTSGAAERAAHLKDYDAAFLQDAAAGTLPAVTFYKPQGNLNQHPGYANVADGDAHIASVIAQLQQSPQWKNMVIVVTYDENGGFYDHAAVPKADRWGPGTRIPAIIVSPFAKKGFVDHTQYDTASVLRLITHRFDLPTLPGLKQRDAALVINGGKPMGDLTNALDFSQSQ is encoded by the coding sequence ATGAGCCGAGCGTTCCATCTTCTGCCGTTGACCGCGCTGGTCGCGGCCAGCATGTCCGCCTGTGGCGGCAGTGACTCCAACAGCAGCAGCAGCGCCTCCGCCTCCACCTCGGGGGTCGTGACCGGCAGCTACTTCGAGCATGCCAAGGTCTGCATCGACACCAACAGCAACGGCAAGTGCGATGCGGGCGAGACCAGCACCTACACCGACGCCAACGGCGCCTACACGCTGACCGGCCAGGGCGCCGTCACGGTGGAGGTCGGCACGGACGCGTTCCGCAACGACCCCGCCACCGGTTCGCACACCGCCATCACGCGCCCGCTGGTGTTCCGCGCGCCGGCCAGCGCCAACGGCGTGGTCAGCGCGATCACCACCGAACTGGTGGCACTGATGGAGAGCAACGGCGGCGACCTCGGCACCGCCAAGGCCACCCTGGCCGCGCGCCTGGGCGTCACCGCCGACAAGCTGCTGGCCGACCACAACAAGGAAACCGACGCCACCGCCAAGGCCACGCTGCAGGCCGAGATCGACCAGGCCATCGACCTGATCGCCGATGCGGTAGGCAACGGCGGCGACTTCCTCAAGGGCATCCGCGACAGCGTCGGCAAGCACGTGGCGCTGGTCAACAACGTCAAGACCATCGTCGTGATCTACGCCGAAAACCGCGGCTTCGACAACCTGTACGGGCTGTTCCCCGGCGCCAACGGCGTCCCGGGCGTGAACCCGACCTCGACCGGCACCGCCGCCGCGCAGAAAGACTTCGACGGCTCCACCCTGCCCTCGCTGCCGCCGACCTGGGGCGGCCTGACCGCCGCCGGCCAGAGCGTGACCGTCACGCAGGCGCAGACCACCGGCTGGGCCAACAAGCCCTTCCAGATCGACGATGCGGCCGGCGTGAACGGCACCGGCGTGGTGGTGCCGCAGAGCGTCATCACGCGCGACCTGGTGCACCGCTTCTATAACAACCAGATGCAGATCAACGGCGGCGCGAACGACAAGTTCACCGCCTACTCCGATGCCGGCGGCCTGTCGATGGGCTACTACGACGGCAGCAAGATGACGATGTGGAGCCTGGCCAAGCAGTACGTGCTGGCCGACAACTTCTACATGGGTGCCTTCGGCGGCTCGTTCCTGAACCACCAGTACCTGATCTGCGCGTGCGCGCCGACCTATCCGAACGCCGACACCTCGGTGGCCTCGGGCAGCATCGCGAAGATCGACACCGATGCCAGCGGCAATTTCGTGCGCCTGACGCCGGGCACCAACAACCCGACCTCGGTGCTGTCGGGCAAGGCCACCTACGCCAATGACGGCGCGCTCACGCCGAAGGACGCGGCGGGCATGTTCTACGCCGTCAACACCATGCAGCCGCCGTACCAGCCGAGCGGCAACAACGTCCCGTCCGGCGGCAACGCGAGCTACGCCGACCCGGCCAAGGCCTCGACCCTGCCGACGCAGTCGCAGACCAACATCGGCGACCTGCTGACCGCCAAGGGCATCAACTGGGCCTGGTATGCCGGCGCCTGGAACACGGCCCTCTCCGATGCGGCCAACACCACGCGCAGCGTGATCTACGCCGGCACCACGCAGTTCCAGCCGCACCACCAGCCGTTCAACTACTACAGCCGCTTCGACCCGGCCACCACGAGCGGCGCCGCCGAGCGCGCGGCCCACCTGAAGGATTACGACGCCGCCTTCCTGCAGGATGCCGCCGCCGGCACACTGCCCGCCGTGACGTTCTACAAGCCGCAGGGCAACCTGAACCAGCACCCGGGCTATGCCAACGTGGCGGACGGCGATGCCCACATCGCCAGCGTGATCGCCCAGCTGCAGCAGAGCCCGCAGTGGAAGAACATGGTGATCGTCGTGACGTATGACGAAAACGGCGGCTTCTACGACCACGCCGCGGTGCCGAAGGCCGACCGCTGGGGTCCGGGCACGCGCATCCCGGCGATCATCGTGTCGCCGTTCGCCAAGAAAGGCTTCGTGGACCACACCCAGTACGACACGGCCTCGGTGCTGCGCCTGATCACGCACCGCTTCGACCTGCCGACCCTGCCGGGCCTGAAGCAGCGCGACGCGGCCCTCGTCATCAACGGCGGCAAGCCGATGGGCGACCTGACCAACGCGCTGGACTTCTCGCAATCGCAGTAA
- a CDS encoding dodecin — MGSHTYKMIELVGSSPESSDAAIRNAIARASETLHYLDWFEVLETRGHLVDGKIAHWQVTLKVGMRLEQQESGGKPSGKKKGK, encoded by the coding sequence ATGGGTTCGCATACCTACAAGATGATCGAACTGGTGGGGTCTTCTCCGGAGTCGAGCGATGCAGCCATCCGCAATGCCATCGCCCGGGCCTCGGAAACGCTGCATTACCTCGACTGGTTCGAGGTGCTGGAAACGCGCGGGCACCTGGTGGACGGCAAGATCGCCCACTGGCAGGTGACGCTGAAGGTGGGGATGCGGCTTGAACAGCAGGAAAGCGGCGGCAAGCCGTCGGGCAAGAAGAAAGGCAAGTAG
- a CDS encoding MFS transporter: protein MSGDAGLSSPSAPAQTLSHAPFAYPAFRLFWLARLSTTFAYQMFGVAVGWQIYDLTRSAYVLGLVGLAQFLPSVVLVLASGHIADRYDRRRVVRICQAIEALVAAMLAAATLTGHASIQPIFVLVVVIGAMRAFETPTLQALLPSLVPPAALPRAVALSSSAGQTGIILGPAVGGFLYVAGAPVVYATAAGLFVLAHVLVACVRTGRAAPVNRPVSLESLFAGIAFIKGRPVVLGAISLDLFAVLLGGATALLPIYARDILGTGAWGLGLLRSAPAVGALAMAIFLAHQPLERHVGRVMFAAVALFGLATMVFGVSRWLPLSMLALVVLGAGDMVSVVIRTSLVQLDTPDAMRGRVSAVNSVFVGASNQLGEFESGMVAGLLGPVPAVVLGGLGTLLVVALWMRLFPALTHRDRLREAHPAEEG from the coding sequence GTGTCTGGCGACGCCGGCCTGTCCTCTCCTTCCGCCCCCGCGCAAACGCTTTCGCACGCGCCTTTCGCCTATCCCGCCTTCCGGCTGTTCTGGCTGGCTCGGCTGTCCACCACCTTCGCCTACCAGATGTTCGGCGTGGCGGTCGGCTGGCAGATCTATGACCTGACGCGCAGCGCCTATGTGCTGGGGCTGGTGGGGCTCGCGCAATTCCTGCCGTCGGTGGTGCTGGTGCTGGCCTCGGGCCACATCGCCGACCGCTACGACCGCCGGCGCGTGGTGCGCATCTGCCAGGCGATCGAGGCGCTGGTGGCCGCCATGCTGGCCGCGGCCACGCTGACGGGCCACGCCAGCATCCAGCCGATCTTCGTGCTCGTGGTGGTGATCGGCGCGATGCGCGCATTCGAAACGCCGACCCTGCAGGCGCTGCTGCCCTCGCTGGTGCCGCCGGCGGCGCTGCCGCGCGCGGTGGCGCTGTCCAGCTCGGCCGGGCAGACCGGCATCATCCTGGGACCGGCGGTGGGCGGCTTCCTGTATGTGGCGGGCGCGCCGGTGGTCTATGCCACGGCAGCCGGCCTGTTCGTGCTGGCGCATGTGCTGGTGGCCTGCGTGCGCACCGGGCGGGCGGCGCCCGTCAACCGGCCGGTGAGCCTCGAATCGCTCTTTGCCGGCATCGCCTTCATCAAGGGGCGGCCGGTGGTGCTGGGCGCGATCTCGCTGGACCTGTTCGCGGTGCTGTTGGGCGGCGCGACGGCGCTGCTGCCGATCTACGCCCGCGACATCCTGGGCACCGGCGCCTGGGGGCTGGGCCTGCTGCGCTCGGCGCCGGCCGTCGGTGCGCTTGCCATGGCGATCTTCCTGGCGCACCAGCCGCTGGAGCGGCACGTCGGGCGCGTGATGTTCGCGGCCGTGGCGCTCTTCGGGCTGGCCACGATGGTGTTCGGCGTCTCGCGCTGGCTGCCGCTGTCGATGCTGGCGCTGGTGGTGCTGGGCGCGGGCGACATGGTCAGCGTGGTGATCCGGACCTCGCTGGTGCAGCTCGACACGCCCGATGCGATGCGCGGCCGGGTGAGCGCGGTCAACTCGGTCTTCGTGGGCGCCTCCAACCAACTGGGCGAGTTCGAGTCGGGCATGGTGGCCGGGCTGTTGGGGCCGGTGCCGGCGGTGGTGCTGGGCGGGCTCGGCACGCTGCTGGTGGTGGCACTGTGGATGCGCCTGTTTCCGGCGCTCACGCACCGCGACCGCCTGCGCGAAGCTCACCCCGCCGAAGAAGGGTAA
- a CDS encoding hybrid sensor histidine kinase/response regulator, giving the protein MRSIVKSLLHPSSRAPAAHRAQDAALFSTHLQGDAPPIRLSAWLVAIGAAVAGTFARLMLESAAGIRLPFYLVFPVVTVAAWYGGFWPGVVAVACYAALFAGLVALQISPPPVQPILPTQLVVLALGTLLICVLCEQLRRARAGAERRARAETQQRVSQQRLLAALQASPISLYDVDNTMHFTWVHNPVFGLPPHELLGRTVREVFGRRAASRLTEAGQRVIATGLPTRVEFAFRRLHTQRVVYDVVVMPLRDDTGEIIGLTNAVIDITEHRQAEARRALLLEAESRAREEAERASRLKDDFLATVSHELRTPLNAVLGWAQLLAMRPYDEAMFRRGLEAIERSARTQVHLIDDLLDMSAILSGKVPLEIGPVDLADVLERARETIEPMARQKQITVDTEYLPVPLLQGDAGRLKQVFWNLLANAVKFTPEGGHVRITVQAGADGLVATVRDTGIGIEPTFLPHVFDRFQQADLSSTRRHGGLGLGLAIAKQLVELHHGRITAASSGADLGTTMAVTLPLHAPPSNEPPGHAPGLVTETAAPALDGLRVLAVDDNAESLGVIALMLERYGAEVVTVSSGAAALDALDRAAGGAPFDALVSDLAMPGMDGMQLLRAIRARGLTALPAIAVTAFADPIRLKAAKEAGYQSVITKPIFPGELGHVLAANVRRATGPQDA; this is encoded by the coding sequence TTGCGTTCGATCGTGAAGTCCTTGCTGCATCCTTCCTCTCGTGCCCCCGCTGCGCACCGCGCGCAGGACGCGGCGCTCTTCAGCACCCATCTCCAGGGAGACGCCCCGCCGATCCGGCTCTCCGCCTGGCTGGTGGCGATCGGAGCGGCCGTCGCGGGCACGTTCGCGCGGCTGATGCTGGAATCGGCCGCCGGCATCCGGCTGCCGTTCTACCTAGTGTTCCCGGTGGTGACCGTGGCCGCGTGGTACGGCGGCTTCTGGCCGGGCGTGGTCGCCGTCGCCTGCTATGCCGCGCTCTTCGCGGGGCTGGTGGCCCTGCAGATTTCGCCGCCGCCTGTGCAACCGATCCTGCCGACGCAACTGGTGGTGCTGGCCCTGGGCACGCTGCTGATCTGCGTGCTGTGCGAACAGCTGCGGCGCGCCCGCGCCGGCGCGGAACGCCGCGCCCGCGCCGAGACCCAGCAGCGCGTCTCGCAGCAGCGGCTGCTGGCCGCGCTGCAGGCTTCGCCCATCTCGCTGTACGACGTCGACAACACGATGCATTTCACCTGGGTGCACAACCCCGTGTTCGGCCTGCCGCCGCACGAACTGCTCGGGCGCACCGTGCGCGAGGTGTTCGGCCGCCGCGCCGCCTCGCGCCTGACCGAGGCCGGCCAACGGGTGATCGCCACCGGCTTGCCCACGCGCGTCGAGTTCGCCTTCCGCCGCCTGCACACCCAGCGCGTGGTCTACGACGTGGTCGTCATGCCGCTGCGCGACGACACCGGCGAGATCATCGGCCTGACCAACGCCGTCATCGACATCACCGAGCACCGCCAGGCCGAGGCGCGCCGCGCGCTGCTGCTGGAGGCCGAATCGCGCGCCCGCGAGGAAGCCGAGCGCGCCAGCCGCTTGAAGGACGACTTCCTGGCCACCGTCAGCCACGAGCTGCGCACGCCGCTCAACGCGGTGCTGGGCTGGGCGCAGCTGCTGGCGATGCGCCCCTACGACGAGGCCATGTTCCGGCGCGGCCTGGAAGCCATCGAGCGCAGTGCCCGTACGCAGGTCCACCTGATCGACGATCTGCTCGACATGTCGGCCATCCTGTCGGGCAAGGTGCCGCTGGAGATCGGGCCGGTGGACCTGGCCGACGTGCTGGAGCGCGCGCGCGAGACCATCGAGCCGATGGCGCGGCAGAAGCAAATCACGGTCGACACCGAATACCTGCCAGTGCCGCTGCTGCAGGGCGATGCCGGCCGGCTCAAGCAGGTGTTCTGGAACCTGCTGGCCAATGCGGTCAAGTTCACGCCCGAGGGCGGGCATGTGCGGATCACCGTGCAGGCCGGCGCGGACGGCCTGGTGGCCACGGTGCGCGACACCGGCATCGGCATCGAGCCGACCTTCCTGCCGCACGTCTTCGATCGCTTCCAGCAGGCAGACCTGTCGAGCACGCGCCGCCATGGCGGGCTCGGCCTGGGCCTGGCGATCGCCAAGCAGCTGGTGGAGCTGCACCACGGGCGCATCACGGCGGCCAGCAGCGGCGCCGACCTCGGCACGACCATGGCCGTGACCCTGCCGCTGCACGCGCCGCCGTCGAACGAACCGCCGGGCCACGCGCCGGGCCTGGTCACCGAGACGGCCGCACCGGCGCTCGACGGCCTGCGCGTGCTGGCGGTGGACGACAATGCCGAATCGCTGGGCGTGATCGCGCTGATGCTGGAGCGCTACGGCGCCGAGGTCGTCACCGTCTCCAGCGGCGCGGCCGCGCTCGATGCGCTCGATCGCGCGGCGGGCGGCGCGCCGTTCGATGCGCTGGTCAGCGACCTGGCCATGCCCGGCATGGACGGCATGCAGCTGCTGCGGGCCATCCGCGCGCGCGGGCTGACGGCGTTGCCGGCCATCGCCGTGACCGCCTTTGCCGACCCGATCCGACTGAAGGCCGCCAAGGAGGCGGGTTACCAGTCCGTCATCACCAAGCCGATCTTTCCCGGCGAACTCGGCCACGTGCTGGCCGCCAATGTCCGGCGGGCTACCGGACCGCAGGACGCCTGA
- a CDS encoding sugar kinase, translated as MADILAYGEALIEFNQTDPGSAAWTLGYGGDTSNFCIAAARQGARTGYVSAVGADRFGEALRALWQAEGVAPTWVQTDPQAPTGLYFVSHDARGHHFDYLRAGSAASRFQTAQLPLQAIAAARVFHLSGISLAISDTACDAGLAAMAHARAAGVTVSFDTNLRLRLWPLARARAVMREAMRTCDLCLPSWDDVTVLLDCHDRDAIVDTLLGWGIRLVALKMGAEGCYVATPEARTLVPRHPVAAVDATGAGDCFGGAFVARIVAGDTPQDAARYANVAAALSTTGYSAVAPIPRAEAVRAAMAGAAAAL; from the coding sequence ATGGCGGACATCCTCGCTTACGGCGAAGCGCTGATCGAATTCAACCAGACCGACCCGGGCAGCGCCGCGTGGACGCTCGGCTACGGCGGCGACACGTCCAACTTCTGCATCGCGGCCGCGCGGCAGGGCGCGCGCACCGGCTACGTCAGCGCGGTGGGCGCCGACCGCTTCGGCGAGGCCCTGCGCGCGCTGTGGCAGGCGGAGGGCGTCGCCCCCACCTGGGTGCAGACCGATCCGCAGGCCCCGACCGGCCTGTACTTCGTCTCGCACGACGCGCGCGGCCACCATTTCGACTACCTGCGCGCCGGCTCGGCCGCGAGCCGCTTCCAGACCGCGCAGCTGCCGCTGCAGGCCATTGCGGCGGCCAGGGTCTTCCACCTGTCGGGCATCAGCCTGGCGATCAGCGACACCGCCTGCGATGCCGGCCTGGCGGCGATGGCGCATGCGCGCGCGGCCGGCGTGACGGTGTCGTTCGACACCAACCTGCGCTTGCGGCTGTGGCCGCTGGCGCGTGCCCGCGCGGTGATGCGCGAGGCGATGCGCACCTGTGATCTGTGCCTGCCGAGCTGGGACGACGTCACCGTGCTGCTCGATTGCCACGACCGCGATGCCATCGTCGATACGCTGCTCGGCTGGGGCATCCGGCTGGTGGCGCTCAAGATGGGCGCGGAAGGCTGCTACGTGGCCACGCCCGAGGCGCGCACGCTGGTGCCGCGCCATCCGGTGGCGGCGGTCGATGCGACCGGCGCGGGCGACTGCTTCGGCGGCGCCTTCGTCGCGCGCATCGTGGCGGGCGACACGCCGCAGGACGCGGCCCGCTACGCGAACGTGGCGGCGGCGCTGTCGACCACCGGCTACAGCGCCGTCGCGCCGATCCCGCGTGCCGAGGCGGTGCGCGCGGCGATGGCGGGGGCGGCCGCTGCGCTGTAG